The following are from one region of the Fusarium keratoplasticum isolate Fu6.1 chromosome 4, whole genome shotgun sequence genome:
- a CDS encoding Protein kish, which translates to MSALFNFQSLLLVLLLLICTSAYVHHFTPSIMDRNKNGFMGIFWKCARIGERLSPYISICCVLMAVCLDTPFEPLAGS; encoded by the exons ATG TCCGccctcttcaacttccagtccctcctcctcgtcctcctgcTGCTCATCTGCACGAGCGCATACGTCCACCACTTCACCCCGAGCATTATGGACAGGAATAAGAACGG GTTCATGGGCATCTTCTGGAAATGCGCAAGGATAGGAGAAAGATTGAGTCCATACATAAGCATATGCTGTGTCCTCATGGCTGTATGTCTAGATACACCATTCGAACCGCTTGCTGGCTCATAG
- a CDS encoding RuvB-like helicase gives MVQISEVKGNKRDNRTAAHTHIKGLGLKSDGYAEKQASGFVGQVGARESCGVVVDLIRAQKMAGRGVLLAGGPGTGKTALALAISQELGTKIPFCPIVGSEIYSTEVKKTEMLMENFRRAIGLKVRETKEVYEGEVTELTPEEAENPLGGYGKTISTLLIGLKSAKGQKKLRLDPSIYEAIQKERVTVGDVIYIEANTGACKRVGRSDAYATEFDLEAEEYVPIPKGEVHKKKEIVQDVTLHDLDVANARPQGGQDIMSMMGQLMKPKMTEITEKLRAEINKVVSKYIDQGVAELVPGVLFIDEAHMLDVECFTYLNRALESPISPIVVLASNRGMCTIRGTDGIVAAHGIPSDFLARLLIIPTTPYEADEIKRIVRIRASTEGVSVSDAAIDKIAEHGVRISMRYCLQLLTPASILAKANGRSQIDVQDVAECEDLFLDARRSAALLSSEAGQGFLS, from the exons ATGGTCCAGATCAGCGAGGTGAAGGGGAACAAGCGAGACAATCGCACGGCCGCCCACACTCACATCAAGGGCTTGGGTTTGAAGTCAGATGGATACGCAGAGAAGCAGGCCTCTGGCTTTGTCGGCCAAGTCGGCGCTCGTGAG TCTTGCGGCGTCGTGGTGGACTTGATTCGAGCTCAGAAGATGGCTGGCCGAGGTGTCTTGTTGGCAGGAGGACCTGGAACCGGAAAGACGGCACTCGCGCTCGCCATCAGCCAAGAGCTGGGCACCAAAATCCCCTTCTGCCCCATCGTGGGTAGCGAAATCTACTCGACCGAAGTTAAGAAGACCGAAATGTTGATGGAAAACTTCCGAAGAGCGATTGGCCTCAAGGTCCGAGAGACAAAGGAGGTGTATGAGGGAGAGGTTACAGAGCTGACccccgaggaggccgagaaccCTCTGGGTGGCTACGGCAAGACCATCAGCACACTGCTCATCGGCCTGAAGAGCGCAAAGGGGCAGAAGAAGCTTCGCCTCGACCCCAGCATCTACGAGGCTATCCAGAAGGAGCGTGTCACAGTGGGAGACGTCATCTACATCGAGGCGAACACGGGCGCATGCAAACGAGTTGGCCGATCGGACGCCTATGCCACAGAATTCGACCTCGAGGCGGAGGAGTACGTGCCCATCCCCAAGGGTGAGGTacacaagaagaaggagattgTGCAAGATGTCACGTTGCACGATCTGGATGTGGCCAACGCTCGACCCCAGGGCGGACAGGACATCATGAGCATGATGGGCCAACTGATGAAGCCCAAGATGACTGAGATTACCGAAAAGCTGCGCGCTGAGATCAACAAAGTGGTCAGCAAGTATATTGACCAGGGTGTGGCTGAACTTGTGCCAGGCGTCTTGTTCATTGATGAG GCGCATATGCTCGATGTGGAGTGCTTCACCTACCTGAACCGAGCCCTGGAATCGCCCATTTCGCCCATCGTTGTCTTGGCCTCCAACCGGGGAATGTGCACCATCAGAGGCACCGACGGTATCGTCGCAGCTCACGGAATCCCCTCCGACTTCCTGGCTCGGCTGCTCATCATTCCCACAACGCCATACGAGGCGGATGAGATCAAGCGCATCGTGCGGATACGTGCCTCGACCGAGGGCGTCTCAGTCTCGGACGCCGCCATCGACAAAATCGCGGAACACGGTGTCCGCATCAGCATGCGGTACTGCCTGCAGCTGCTGACTCCCGCAAG CAttcttgccaaggccaacggccGTTCGCAGATCGACGTCCAGGATGTTGCGGAGTGCGAGGACCTCTTCCTTGACGCCCGTCGCAGCGCGGCGCTCCTCAGCAGCGAGGCCGGACAAGGCTTCCTGTCGTAA
- a CDS encoding HMG box domain-containing protein — protein MTQVISLVAAAPKQAMTPAHSPMDAVDEYDRPPRAFRAVPDTPDSPSPRTAGLARKRAASINTADANYGRLEKLQLSTPSSMNSEGPRDICLCTPAPKIPRPRNAFILYRQHHQAQVVARNPHLSNPDISKIIGEQWKDESEDVKANWKSLADEEKQRHQRQYPDYRYQPRRGNKAQGTRTGSSPADDSGRCTKCNGRSIATPRTPSTPFSTPSTAKPPTPYNPAVRGDDLDLARRGSYSSSPSSRLRYPPQRPGYREVDDLNPESPEAKRRRRNQAGGYHAVSSPHQGVRALSMGAPALMRSFPATPLPEPGFPRSKSGPMGPPPRPGPWPEQSHARYASYDESLRLPPLQTSVPMSPSVATEVDVRHLNTPVTGLGITGARDPQARSIEAMVMSIPFTRKLSVLARINHTPITALDPSSLGLANRGAVIAVEGPKPRMLKQVGQLVEKAILASNEVHLKTWGRESEEPNNTERRDSPSEGVSVDEKDTFKSCFETMIHWHRNSREIVKHITNKDDSTSDSNKEDTGSQGSRRGSAEESAVEQQEKGPAPKVPVALIKEGFSLTLSDAFACTVPIADSYAPIDHWQWMATLWRGTIAPDLVVYVKPSMDEEITKFGAVEFHKHPGLMIVRIAVGKDLDEATERRVAFEVVEWVRGGSFREESCKA, from the exons ATGACACAGGTCATCTCTCTGGTTGCTGCCGCTCCCAAGCAGGCCATGACCCCTGCTCACTCCCCCATGGACGCCGTCGACGAATATGACAGGCCGCCGCGTGCCTTTCGTGCTGTCCCTGATACCCCCGACTCTCCCAGCCCTCGCACTGCCGGCCTGGCTCGAAAACGTGCCGCTTCCATCAACACGGCCGACGCCAACTATGGGaggctcgagaagctccagctcaGCACCCCCAGCAGCATGAATAGCGAAGGCCCCAGAGACATCTGTCTCTGCACTCCTGCCCCAAAGATTCCAAGACCTCGAAACG CTTTCATCCTATAtcgtcagcatcatcaagctcaagttGTTGCCCGGAACCCCCATCTTTCCAACCCCGATATCTCCAAGATCATCGGAGAGCAGTGGAAGGACGAGTCTGAGGATGTCAAGGCCAACTGGAAGAGCCTAGCCGATGAAGAGAAGCAGCGCCATCAGCGCCAGTATCCTGACTATCGATACCAGCCACGACGCGGCAACAAAGCCCAGGGGACCCGGACAGGTTCGTCCCCGGCTGATGACTCTGGACGCTGCACCAAGTGCAACGGGCGGTCCATTGCAACCCCTCGTACCCCTTCTACTCCATTTTCCACGCCTTCCACGGCGAAGCCTCCAACCCCATATAACCCTGCTGTGCGAGGAGACGACCTGGATCTGGCTCGCCGCGGAAGTTATAGTAGCTCGCCTAGCTCGAGGCTGCGCTACCCCCCTCAACGACCCGGATACCGAGAAGTTGATGACTTGAATCCTGAGTCCCCAGAAGCGAAGAGACGTCGTCGCAACCAGGCCGGGGGCTATCACGCAGTTTCATCGCCTCACCAGGGAGTGCGAGCGTTGTCGATGGGGGCTCCAGCGCTCATGCGATCGTTCCCCGCGACTCCTTTGCCTGAGCCGGGCTTTCCGAGATCCAAATCTGGTCCGATGGgccctcctccacgaccAGGGCCATGGCCTGAACAGAGCCATGCTCGATACGCCTCATACGACGAGTCTCTTCGACTGCCTCCACTACAGACGTCTGTTCCTATGTCACCAAGTGTGGCGACAGAAGTCGACGTCCGACATCTCAACACACCCGTCACTGGCCTCGGAATAACCGGTGCTCGAGATCCCCAGGCTCGAAGTATCGAAGCCATGGTCATGTCTATTCCATTCACTCGGAAGTTGTCAGTCTTGGCTCGAATCAATCACACACCCATCACTGCTCTTGACCCCAGCAGTCTGGGGTTGGCGAATCGCGGGGCGGTCATCGCAGTCGAAGGGCCCAAGCCGAGAATGCTCAAGCAAGTCGGCCAGCTGGTGGAGAAGGCCATCCTGGCATCCAACGAAGTACATCTAAAGACATGGGGAAGGGAGTCAGAGGAGCCGAATAACACCGAAAGACGGGACTCTCCGAGTGAGGGTGTATCCGTGGACGAAAAAGACACGTTCAAGTCATGCTTCGAGACCATGATTCACTGGCACAGGAATTCCAGAGAAATTGTGAAGCATATCACCAACAAGGACGACTCGACTTCGGATTCGAATAAGGAGGACACTGGGTCGCAGGGCTCGCGGCGAGGCTCTGCGGAAGAGAGTGCGGTAGAGCAACAGGAGAAAGGACCAGCTCCCAAAGTACCGGTGGCACTCATCAAGGAGGGATTCAGCCTCACCTTGTCGGACGCTTTTGCGTGTACCGTACCCATCGCCGACTCATACGCGCCGATTGACCACTGGCAGTGGATGGCTACTCTTTGGCGCGGCACCATCGCCCCCGATTTGGTGGTCTACGTTAAGCCAAGCATGGATGAGGAGATTACAAAGTTTGGGGCTGTCGAGTTCCACAAGCACCCGGGCCTTATGATCGTCCGGATCGCTGTCGGAAAGGACTTGGACGAGGCGACTGAACGACGAGTCGCGTTTGAAGTGGTTGAGTGGGTACGAGGAGGATCCTTCCGAGAGGAATCCTGCAAGGCTTGA
- a CDS encoding C3H1-type domain-containing protein yields MAAAGALTDFVQRYQAVQAYENTRDKLLQDLLLYCQGIEESLHQENQQLKIRLHEAELDLHAATKSRRDLQHSLSQAESRIKWVTDENEELKNDAPYLLLLIDGDGLIFQDEYVQQGLEGGKKAAYAIRSAVADLCNQSQERFNGIEIVCRVVANVAGLSKALCRDGSIDDPSMFKEFTLGFTQAKATFDFIDVGYGKERADSKIRETARWHLRSHNCKHVLLGIGHDAGYAPFLDEVLQDDTARNLVSLLKSTPLVRELESLKMNVISFDQIFRTTKLTDKTPIEKPVVPQPNGTAHQVSPTVILPTQAVLTPATSTASMSPPAASYAKITKCASPPPQLTMPLPPKQSASNNRNKSPPQPAWNPGPRGLDQPITVGQQAMESIKRRAGNDKLCNNHFLRGPCTRIDICPFVHTYKPTQEELRALAMLSRQNPCTRGQDCDVDDCIYGHHCPNVSNGVCTRQYCRFKVESHPPGTKFTNKNIHDN; encoded by the exons ATGGCCGCTGCCGGTGCTTTAACAGACTTTGTCCAGCGGTATCAGGCCGTTCAAGCGTATGAAAACACAAGAGACAAATTGCTCCAG GATCTACTACTTTACTGCCAAGGCATCGAAGAGAGCCTACACCAAGAGAACcagcagctcaagatccGATTGCACGAAGCCGAGCTCGACCTACACGCTGCGACAAAGTCCCGACGAGATCTACAGCACAGCCTATCACAAGCCGAGTCCCGAATAAAATGGGTGACAGATGAGAACGAAGAGCTCAAG AATGATGCTCCTTACCTTTTGCTGTTGATCGACGGAGATGGTCTTATT TTCCAAGATGAATACGTCCAACAAGGCCTCGAGGGCGGAAAGAAGGCAGCATACGCTATACGCTCTGCTGTGGCAGACCTATGCAACCAGAGCCAGGAACGATTCAATGGGATAGAGATTGTTTGCCGCGTCGTAGCCAATGTCGCCGGCCTGAGCAAGGCCCTTTGTCGCGATGGCAGCATTGACGACCCCAGCATGTTTAAGGAGTTTACACTGGGCTTTACCCAGGCCAAAGCGACCTTTGATTTTATCGATGTTGGTTATGGCAAGGAGAGAGCCGACTCCAAGATTCGAG AAACTGCTCGCTGGCATTTACGAAGCCATAATTGCAAACATGTCCTCTTAGGAATTGGACATGATGCTGGATATGCGCCTTTCCTTGATGAAGTACTCCAGGACGACACAGCACGAAACCTCGTTTCTCTGCTCAAATCGACGCCCTTGGTCCGCGAACTAGAGTCTCTTAAGATGAACGTGATCTCGTTCGACCAAATTTTCCGCACAACAAAGCTTACCGACAAGACCCCCATTGAGAAGCCTGTCGTACCTCAGCCCAATGGAACCGCGCACCAAGTCTCGCCAACAGTCATTCTTCCTACTCAAGCGGTATTGACGCCTGCAACGAGCACTGCGTCCATGTCGCCTCCGGCTGCTAGCTAtgccaagatcaccaagtGTGCGAGCCCACCTCCGCAGCTCACAATGCCCCTGCCGCCCAAGCAGAGCGCCAGCAACAATCGAAATAAGTCCCCGCCTCAGCCCGCTTGGAATCCTGGTCCTCGAGGACTTGATCAACCCATCACAGTGGGTCAACAGGCTATGGAGAGCATCAAGCGACGGGCGGGCAATGATAAACTGTGCAACAACCACTTCCTCCGCGGACCATGCACCAGGATTGACATTTGTCCCTTTGTCCATACCTACAAGCCCACTCAGGAGGAGCTCCGCGCTCTTGCAATGTTGTCACGACAGAATCCCTGCACGCGCGGCCAAGATTGCGACGTCGATGATTGCATCTATGGCCATCAT TGTCCCAATGTCAGCAATGGGGTGTGCACGCGACAATATTGCAGGTTCAAGGTGGAGAGCCATCCGCCTGGCACCAAGTTTACCAACAAGAACATCCATGATAACTAA
- a CDS encoding Zn(2)-C6 fungal-type domain-containing protein codes for MTPPRGEGDGPRVRKRRRIVISCTECHRRKQRCDRELPCGNCRSRNKESACIYETGAPTAKESRQGRQHQQMEKALEPSPAQSSDSTEDGFDELLSSKAADWGYAQNGASTMGLLKQIETATDGEHGSPSSTGRSNEFSAGSPEDDLALREKYKGIIRQLPARNYIDKLVEMYMRGFNWQYFAIDPVVFYAQLEAWNNLPFSILSTVGPRGLSPELRAFPALVFQVIATALLLLPERPDPVFDSLKYAGSMRFEDLAVDYSDSGQAVVDLLGKKHLSLVTVQAQFLRASFFKYTAKVTEAWHTIAMATRDAQELGIHRDSLDPKPKDSSIESILENQWVIQRRRRMYALLAVWDLNCAMVLGRPGTIDWNQLLPTPPVDAILLENGDKSPIVPRGEGDPPTPITRLLWNYQLCGPLRAIMNLENEGPYPVDFSKVDQVHQSILDLDKKMPPAFRLENPDTRWDDRPETHWYQANRYYFAHLHQFSKTALHRPYVFNRKESRVEAINSSLRTLEIQKLTFEGLPPDSWRNFMLFFSSFDAIVLIASVYILFPQEHAELTGKILEHFQWTIERFSAMQERNPLAKSAQGVLRAIVVRFKRAVAKAESTSLSSTENRSTTGSSSLAPNSTPGSSSLGTGDVAGLTQSQPATETAWRSPPADSLATMAPFFPTGDLIYNDLTAGPDGMMLPLGSTEGEIRGDDLLWQFGGDWGDDTVWQMLNQFPATGDGGPAV; via the exons ATGACACCGCCCCGTGGAGAAGGCGATGGCCCACGAGTGAGAAAGAGACGTCGCATCGTCATCAGCTGCACTGAATGCCATCGCAGAAAGCAAAGG TGTGATCGAGAGCTGCCATGTGGGAACTGCAGGTCAAGGAATAAAGAGTCGGCCTGTATTTATGAGACTGGCGCGCCAACAGCCAAGGAGAGTCGCCAAGGACGCCAGCATCAACAGATGGAAAAGGCTTTAGAGCCATCTCCAGCACAATCCAGCGACTCGACCGAAGATGGCTTCGATGAGCTTTTGTCGTCAAAGGCGGCTGACTGGGGCTACGCCCAGAACGGCGCGTCAACAATGGGACTTTTGAAGCAGATTGAGACAGCAACTGACGGCGAACATGGCTCACCTTCATCTACAGGTAGATCTAATGAATTCTCGGCCGGATCACCGGaagatgaccttgccctGAGGGAAAAGTATAAGGGCATCATCCGTCAGCTGCCCGCGAGGAACTACATCGACAAGCTTGTTGAGATGTACATGCGCGGCTTCAACTGGCAGTACTTTGCCATCGACCCAGTTGTGTTTTACGCGCAGCTCGAAGCATGGAACAACCTCCCCTTTTCCATATTATCGACAGTTGGCCCGCGAGGGTTGAGCCCCGAGCTGCGCGCGTTCCCGGCCCTGGTGTTCCAGGTCATCGCTACAGCGCTTCTGCTCTTGCCAGAACGGCCAGACCCGGTGTTTGACTCGCTCAAGTACGCCGGGAGCATGCGGTTTGAGGATCTGGCGGTCGATTACAGTGACTCTGGTCAGGCGGTTGTGGATCTGCTGGGGAAGAAGCACCTGTCACTGGTGACGGTTCAGGCGCAATTCCTGAGGGCATCGTTTTTCAAGTATACAGCCAAGGTCACTGAGGCG TGGCacaccatcgccatggccaccCGCGATGCGCAGGAGCTAGGCATACATCGCGATAGTTTGGACCCTAAACCCAAAGACTCGAGCATTGAAAGCATTCTCGAGAACCAATGGGTGATACaacggagaaggaggatgtATGCTCTACTCGCCGTATGGGACCTCAACTGTGCCATGGTGCTCGGACGCCCTGGGACGATAGACTGGAATCAACTTCTCCCCACGCCGCCGGTGGACGCCATCTTACTGGAGAATGGAGACAAGTCGCCCATAGTCCCTCGTGGTGAAGGCGACCCCCCTACGCCGATAACCCGGCTTCTTTGGAACTACCAGCTTTGCGGACCACTACGAGCAATCATGAACCTCGAAAACGAAGGCCCGTATCCTGTCGACTTTAGCAAAGTTGATCAGGTCCACCAGAGCATTCTCGATctcgacaagaagatgcCACCTGCTTTTCGACTGGAAAATCCCGACACGCGGTGGGACGATCGCCCCGAGACACACTGGTATCAGGCGAATCGATACTACTTTGCCCACCTGCACCAGTTCAGTAAGACAGCGCTGCATCGGCCGTATGTGTTCAACCGCAAGGAGAGCAGGGTGGAGGCCATCAACTCTAGTCTCAGGACGCTTGAGATCCAAAAGTTGACGTTTGAGGGTCTGCCGCCAGACTCGTGGAGGAATTTcatgctcttcttcagcagcttcGACGCCATCGTGCTCATCGCCTCTGTATACATCCTCTTCCCGCAAGAGCATGCTGAGCTCACGGGTAAGATCTTGGAGCACTTTCAGTGGACTATCGAGCGGTTCTCAGCCATGCAGGAGCGTAATCCACTCGCAAAATCGGCACAGGGTGTTCTCAGAGCCATCGTTGTGCGGTTCAAGAGGGCGGTCGCGAAAGCAGAGAGCACCTCGCTCTCCTCCACGGAAAACAGATCGACAACTGGTTCAAGTAGCTTGGCACCAAATTCCACACCGGGAAGCTCATCGCTCGGCACAGGCGACGTTGCCGGCCTGACACAGTCTCAGCCCGCGACGGAAACGGCGTGGAGGTCACCACCAGCAGATAGCCTGGCGACGATGGCACCGTTCTTCCCCACGGGGGATCTAATCTACAACGACCTCACAGCGGGTCCGGACGGCATGATGTTGCCATTAGGATCAACAGAGGGGGAGATTAGAGGGGATGATTTACTGTGGCAGTTTGGGGGCGACTGGGGTGACGATACGGTCTGGCAGATGCTGAATCAGTTTCCGGCGACGGGAGACGGTGGGCCCGCCGTTTGA
- a CDS encoding Orotidine 5'-phosphate decarboxylase, which translates to MSSHPSLKATFASRSETATHPLNRHLFKLMDLKASNLCLSADVATARELLYFADKIGPSIVVLKTHHDMVSGWDFDPKTGTGARLAALARKHGFLIFEDRKFGDIGNTVELQYTSGAARIIEWAHIVNVNMVPGKASVTSLSNAAARWLERYHYEVKTSISIGTPTASQLDEDSERSDAENQNDHAEPPRADNGRKGSIVSTTTVTQQYESADSPRLVKTIPEGDEAVFPGIEEAPIERGLLILAQMSSQGNFMNKEYTQACVEAAREHKSFVMGFVSQECLNSQPDDAFIHMTPGCQLPPEGEDENAAIKGDGKGQQYNTPQKIIGVAGADIAIVGRGIIKASDPEGEAERYRSAAWKAYTERVR; encoded by the coding sequence ATGTCGTCGCATCCGTCGCTCAAGGCGACCTTCGCCAGTCGGTCTGAGACGGCCACTCATCCTCTCAACCGACACCTCTTCAAGCTCATGGACCTCAAGGCCTCGAATCTTTGCCTCAGCGCCGATGTCGCAACCGCCCGCGAGCTCCTCTACTTTGCCGACAAGATTGGCCcctccatcgtcgtcctcaagaCCCATCATGACATGGTCTCCGGCTGGGACTTTGACCCCAAGACGGGAACCGGCGCGAGGCTCGCCGCTCTAGCTCGCAAGCACGGCTTCCTTATCTTTGAGGATCGCAAGTTTGGCGACATTGGTAACACGGTCGAGCTTCAATACACCAGCGGTGCCGCGCGCATCATCGAGTGGGCACacatcgtcaacgtcaacaTGGTCCCCGGCAAGGCTTCGGTCACGTCCCTGTCCAACGCTGCCGCCAGATGGCTCGAGCGATACCACTACGAGGTCAAGACGTCGATCAGCATCGGAACTCCCACGGCCAGCCAGTTGGACGAGGACAGCGAACGCTCAGATGCCGAGAACCAAAACGACCACGCGGAACCGCCTCGAGCCGACAACGGTCGTAAGGGTAGTATCGTCTCGACCACGACGGTCACGCAGCAGTACGAGTCGGCCGATTCACCACGTCTTGTCAAGACGATCCccgagggcgacgaggcaGTATTTCCCGGTATCGAGGAGGCGCCGATCGAGAGGGGTCTGCTTATCCTGGCACAAATGTCCAGCCAGGGCAACTTTATGAACAAGGAGTACACGCAAGCCTGCGTCGAGGCCGCGAGGGAACACAAGAGCTTTGTCATGGGATTCGTCTCACAGGAATGTCTCAACTCACAACCCGACGATGCCTTCATTCACATGACACCTGGCTGCCAACTGCCccccgagggcgaggacgagaacgCCGCCATCAAGGGAGACGGCAAGGGCCAGCAGTACAACACGCCACAGAAGATCATCGGCGTCGCCGGTGCCGACATTGCCATCGTCGGTCGgggcatcatcaaggccagtGACCCCGAGGGAGAAGCTGAGCGATACCGATCGGCAGCTTGGAAGGCTTACACGGAACGGGTTCGCTGA